A region of the Candidatus Dadabacteria bacterium genome:
TGTGGCAAGAAAGCAGATTGCCCCAGAAAGCCCGCTAAAATGGATAAAATGTTTGAGAAGAAAGATGCGAATTCAGATGGCGTCATTTCCAAGACCGAGTTCGTAGCCTATGCGGAAGGGAAATTTGCCAAGATAGACGCTGACGGCAACGGCAGTCTTACAAAGGAAGAAGTGAAGAGCTACTGGGCCGCCAAGAAAGAGAAACACAAAAAAGATTCCGGTCAGTGCGCCGGCAAGTAGTAAAGCGGGGAAGGCAGCCCGGCGGTGAAAGTTTGCCGCGGCCGAGTGGAAACGGTTGCGCGGTGAGGAAGCAACTGGATGATGAAAGCTTGTCGGGCGTGTACCGTCCGGTTTTGCCGGGCTTTGAACCTGTGTCTTGAGGAGAAATAGAGTCGTATGGCGGCGAGAAAAAGCAGGAAGAACCGAAAAGGCGGGTCCCGGAAAAACAGAACATCGGGCAAGTCCGGAAAACCCGCGTCGGCCAAGCCTTCCGGGTCCGCAGGGGGTACTGAAACTGACCTTTCCCCCCGACGTTCCATGGAATCCGTTATGTCCATGGTTACCCGTTTGGCCTTCCCCGGCGGCCGGGAGGGTGCGGCGGGCGGCGCGGATGAGCTCAGTCGTCTCGGCCGTGCGCAGGAAATCATTTACGACGCATGGGAGGTGCGAAGCAGGCACGACAGAATCTCTATGGCGAAAGAAGCCCTGGCTCTCTCGGGTCTCTGTGCGGATGCCTGGGTGATTCTGGCGGAGGAAACAGGGGATATAGTTGAGGCGCGGGAATTCTACGAGCGTGCCGTGAAGGCGGGAACGGATGCCGTGGAGCTCGAACTCGGACCGGATGCTTTTACCGAACATGCCGGGCGTTTCTGGGGGATACTGCAGACACGTCCCTACATGAGGGCTCTTGAGGGTCTTTCCGACTGCATGTGGGAGATGGGCGAGAAGGGGGAATCAGTGGGCATAATGAGAGAGATGCTTCGCCTGAATCCCAATGACAATCAGGGTGTACGTTCTTTTCTTGTCCCGAGGCTGTTTGCCGTTGGTGATCTGGAGGGGGTAGAGGATATTCTGGTAAAGTACGCGGAACCGTACTTTGCCGACTGGTCCTGGAACACGGTGCTTTTCCTGTTCAGGCGGGATGGAGATTCTGCCGATGCCGTCTCGGCCTTTAACGAGGCGTTTGAAACCAATTCTTTTGTGCCCGGACTTCTGACCGGAACGAGACAGATGCCAAAGTCACTGCCCGAGTACTACAGTCCCGGTTCGCTTGAGGAGGCCGTCGTCTACACTTTTTTCAACAGAAGGAGCTGGTTGAGCACAAAAGGTGCCTTGGCCTGGGTTTCGAAGAGGAGGAAGAAGTAGCTGTTCCCCTTCTTTTTGGCGTGTCGGGCCCCGCTTTAAGAAAGGCGGAAGCCTAGTGGTGTGAGTCCGCGGAAACCTGCTATTTTTCAGGGGTCCGTGTTGTTTGCCAGGGCAGGTTTCTGTAGAACTGCGAAACCCGTGCGAAACAATCTTCAAAATCCGGCACTTTGCCCAACTCAAGCTCCATGGTCTGCCAGTCGGCCCCCGACCGTCTTTTTATTTCGGGGTTATCGAGAGACATGCGGGTCGGACTGATGCGGCGCGAATTGCATTTCTCGATAAGAGCATCCAGAATCTGCGCGCGGCAGGAATCGTCAATCTGGTCATCAACTATCAGCAGGTCGAGATCATAAACGTCCTGTCGCCGGTTGCGTCTGCGCGTAACCTGCTGAAGCATTGCACGATATTTTTCGGCGATGAGATCTACGAGGCCATAAGCCCGCAGTTGTTGTCCTCCGGTCAGTTCAAGTACCTGAAATCGTCCTAGCGGTTCATTAAAGGAGATGTCAAGGTTGATCACGCTGGCGGTTTTACCTTCCGAAAGTGCCGTCTCTTCCCTCTTCCCTCGTCGCGCGTAGGCGATTTTTAGTTGCAGTGCGGGGAATTGCGCTTTTTCAAAATCCATTTTTGGCGGGAGGCGCTTCACCGAGTAGGTTCTGACGAGGAGGTCGGCGTAACCCAGCGCGGTGGCGGCTCTCGGTAGTGCCGAATCCAGAAGTCTTCGGATTTTGTTGTCGACGTCGGCCTCTGCGGTGAGATATGTCGTCAGATCTATATCAGATGTCTGCCTCGGACTGTCGTAGGCAAGTCCCATCAGGATGCCGCCTTTTAGAAACATCTCCACATTCAGGGGAGTTGTCATGGCGATTGAATTGAGAACAATCTCAATCGTCTGGCGTTGTCGGTAGGCTGCGGGATCGGGCTTTGCCCGTTCAACCCAGTCCGCGACTTTGATTTCAAGTACGGGGTTAGACATTAAGTGAGATCATCCAGGTTTCGGAAAAAGTCGGCGCATAAGCCTCGGTCGGATCAAGTTTGCGGCTGCTCCCGCGCTGACAGAATTTCTTCCAACTCTCAATTGTACTGTGACGCAGACCCAAGCGCTCTTCAAGTATATAACCGGCCCGACTTTTTACAATGCTGCTTTCGCAGGAGTTGACGGTGGAGACGATGTCGTCAAGATGATTTTCCGCTTGCTCCTCCCAGACGTCGAGAATATGAGACATGCCTCCGCACAGATCGGGTCTTTGAAGCATATCGAGGAATGTCTGCCCGATTGTAGAAAGACGGAATTCGCTCCCCCTGTTTTTGAGAAACGCTCCGGCCGCCTTGCTTTCGTGAACCTTGACAGCCCGTCGTCGTACGTGCTCCGGGTGGCCCACTATTCTCAACGGGAGGGGAGTAGTCTCATCTTCGCCCAGAGCTTTTCTCATGTAATTTTGAATTCTCTTTGTCGCGGTCCTTCGGTCAGGGCGCGTGAGCGCCAGGGCGTCCGGTCTTCGGTCGGTTAATCCCCACCGCTGCATGGCAGAGAGGTGGGATACGTAGCATGTCGGGTCAACTAGACAGACTATATCTTCCGCTGGAAGGTCCGAAACGGCCAGCACCCTGATGACACGTTTGCCGTAGTCCCTGTCGGCAGCGACCACAGCCGTTTTTTTAAGATCTGCCACTATGCGGATGTAGTCATCTTTCGCCGGGGCATCGCTGCGCAGATACAGCTTCCTGTCTCCGTGATCCCGATACATTTTCCGGACAATCTGGAAAAAATCGAACTGGGTAAGAACCGGCTTGCCGTTTTCTTCAAGCAGTTCGGCCAGGCGGCGGCCTGCTCGGGTTAATCTCGTTGGGTAGATTACAGGAATTCTGCTTGACATGGCTAAGTTCTTTTATTGCTTCTGATATATGTCCTTAGGACATATATCAGAAGCAATAAACAAAGTCAAGAGTAAAAAGAAAAATTTCCAGGCTTGGAAATATAAGTTAACGAAAAGATCATGATGAGAAGGATAAGGAGGGTACAATCTCAGGTCCCATCCCCCTTCGGGTCAATAGAGTTTCTGAAGGAGGATATTTTTTAAAAACCCGGA
Encoded here:
- a CDS encoding EF-hand domain-containing protein, whose amino-acid sequence is MRKILMFSVLTVLFIGGATFASAHCGDCGKKADCPRKPAKMDKMFEKKDANSDGVISKTEFVAYAEGKFAKIDADGNGSLTKEEVKSYWAAKKEKHKKDSGQCAGK
- a CDS encoding nucleotidyl transferase AbiEii/AbiGii toxin family protein: MSNPVLEIKVADWVERAKPDPAAYRQRQTIEIVLNSIAMTTPLNVEMFLKGGILMGLAYDSPRQTSDIDLTTYLTAEADVDNKIRRLLDSALPRAATALGYADLLVRTYSVKRLPPKMDFEKAQFPALQLKIAYARRGKREETALSEGKTASVINLDISFNEPLGRFQVLELTGGQQLRAYGLVDLIAEKYRAMLQQVTRRRNRRQDVYDLDLLIVDDQIDDSCRAQILDALIEKCNSRRISPTRMSLDNPEIKRRSGADWQTMELELGKVPDFEDCFARVSQFYRNLPWQTTRTPEK